TCCATAAAAAAAATCACCCAAACGGGTGATTCATATGACTAAATGTGAGTGGGGGCTCTCGCTTCAAGCGATGGGTTGCATCAAGCCACCACCTGGAGAAGAATCGTCGTCGTCGTTTTCCGTATCGTTCTGCCAAAGAGCAAAAATCCCAACTGCTGCTGCGCCGACCAAACTGCCTAGAAGGCTGAGAGAGCTTCCCGAAGCGATTGGGTCGATGAATTCAGCCACTTGGTATCACTTCGTGTGACCCCATGGTAACGAAGGATTGCGAATTGTGTTGCACTTTCTCATCTTTGAAGTGCTGGCTTGAGCTCAAACCGTCAAAACCGCTTCGTTCCGGTCTTTTTGCTGTTGGTCGCGCTGCTCACGCGTCAGTCCATCCGTATCCGGAATCTGGGCTGCCATCTGCTCTAGCCAGCCTTTGAGCTCATCCAGCTGCCTCTCCATAGGCAACACACCTAGGCCTCGCACCAGCACCTTGGCCACGCTTCCTGTGCCTGCCTGATAAACAAGTCGGCCATGGAGATGTTGCGGCAAACCCTGTCGAAGAAGACGAAATGCAGGTTCTTCCATCGGCGTTTCGAACGCAATATTGGGTTTTTCGGGGCGAATCCGCGCAAATCCGCAGCGTTTCGCGAGCAGCTTGAGTTCCATCAACTGCAACAGGGATTGAACAGGTCCGGGCAGGGCCCCGTAACGATCAGCCCAACCAGCAGCCAGTTCCACCAAAGCTTCTGAACTGAGGCACTCGGATGCGGCTCGATACGCAGACATCTTCTCGTCGGCATCGACGATCCAATCCGCAGGGATAAAGGCAGTGACCTGCAAATCCACTTGCGTGTCGTCCACGGCGGGAATGTCTTGCCCCTGGATTTCCGCCAACGACTCTTGCAACATCTCCATGTAGAGATCGAAACCAATGGCCTCCATTTGTCCGCTTTGCTCCACACCGAGCAAGTTGCCCACCCCACGGATCTCCATATCGCGCATCGCTAGTTGATACCCACTGCCAAGCTGGGCAAATTCCTGAATGGCACGCAAGCGTTGGCGAGCCGCTTCACTAAGTGAGGCATCACCGGGATAAAACAACCAGGCATGGGCCTGGACGCCGCTGCGACCGACGCGTCCCCTTAGCTGATAAAGCTGAGCAAGACCGAATCGGTGCGCATCCTCAATCAAGATGGTGTTCACACGAGGAATATCAAGCCCGCTCTCCACAATGGTGGTGCAGAGCATGACGTCAGCTTCTCCACCGTTGAACGCCACCATCGCGCTCTCCAGCTCGCCTTCAGCCATTTGTCCATGGGCTACTAGGAGCTTGAGACCGGGAAGCATCTCACGAAGCTTGCCGGCCACCTCCTCAATGCCCTCCACACGGGGCACCACGTAAAACACCTGACCGCCTCGATCCAGTTCTTGTCGGATAGAGCTCCGTACAGCCTCGTCATCCAATGCCGCCAAGTGGGTTTTGATCGGACGGCGCAAAGGTGGTGGAGTCGTAATCAAACTCATTTCACGCACCCCAGACAGGCTCATATAGAGGGTTCGAGGGATAGGCGTCGCTGAGAGCGTCAAGACATCCACGTCCTTGCGCAAGGCCTTGATTTTTTCCTTTTGATTCACACCAAAGCGTTGTTCCTCGTCCACCACCAGCAAGCCAAGTTTGTCGAAAGCGGTGTTCTTACTGAGCAACTGGTGCGTGCCTACTACGGCGTCAATCGTGCCGGTTTTTAACTCCTCAAGAATTGTTTTGCGCTCACCTGCCGTGCGGAAACGATTCAGAAGAGCCACCTTGATTGGATAAGGGGCAAAGCGTTCCGAGAGCGTGCGCCAATGCTGTTGCGCTAACACGGTTGTGGGAGCCAACATCGCCACTTGTTTGCCAGCGGTGATGGCTTTAAAGATCGCTCGGATAGCGACTTCCGTTTTCCCGAAGCCCACATCACCACAGACCAAACGGTCCATCGGCTCTGGTTTTTCCATGTCTCGCTTGACATCCACCGTGGCCTTGAGCTGGTCAGAGGTGGGTTCGTAGGGGAAGGAATCCTCGAGCTCCACCTGCCATGGCCCATCGATCGGGAAGGCAAACCCTGCAGCTTGGTGGCGTTCGGCGTACAGCTTCACCAAATCAAGGGCAACTTTGCGCACCGCCTTGGTGGCCCTCTCCTTCGCCTTCACCCAAGCGGAGCCGCCCATTTTGCTGAGCTGCGGCGGAGTATCACTATTGGCGCGAAACCGCCCCAAACTCCCGAGCTGATCGGCAGCTACTCGCAAGATGCCATCGGAGTACTGCACAACGAGGTAATCGCGAACCTCACCACTGATCGCTAACTTTTCGAGTTTTTTAAAGCGACCAATTCCATGGTTGCGATGCACC
The Synechococcus sp. CC9311 DNA segment above includes these coding regions:
- the mfd gene encoding transcription-repair coupling factor, coding for MPLSSLVRLLQTSALSGELCERAQRDQRLLMRGAGRAARALVASALARRMDQPLLVVVPTLEEAGRWTALLELMGWSRAQLYPTSEGSPYEPFDSTTEITWGQLQVLSELQTDRSKSDLAIVATERCLQPHLPPPQTLAEHCRALKKGDLVDLEELSTYLSQLGYERVSTIDQEGTWSRRGDIVDVYPVSSELPVRLEFFGNELDKLREFDPASQRSLDAVDTLKLTPTGFSPLIAEGLREQVPDDLDQLLSEAQITELLEGGTPEGMRRLMGLAWDAPASLLDYLPAECCIAIDERRHGSAHGQQWLDHAEEQHAELPVSIPPLHRPIKEAMELAESFAGFDLAELQEHDSHPNAFDLASRPVPSYPNQFGKLGELIKQHQRERQAVWLLSAQPSRAVALLEEHDCITRFVPNAADTQAIDRLIEQGTPVALKTRGTAELEGLQLPAWRVVLLTDREFFGQQSLTSSGYVRRRRKAASRTVDPNKMQQGDFVVHRNHGIGRFKKLEKLAISGEVRDYLVVQYSDGILRVAADQLGSLGRFRANSDTPPQLSKMGGSAWVKAKERATKAVRKVALDLVKLYAERHQAAGFAFPIDGPWQVELEDSFPYEPTSDQLKATVDVKRDMEKPEPMDRLVCGDVGFGKTEVAIRAIFKAITAGKQVAMLAPTTVLAQQHWRTLSERFAPYPIKVALLNRFRTAGERKTILEELKTGTIDAVVGTHQLLSKNTAFDKLGLLVVDEEQRFGVNQKEKIKALRKDVDVLTLSATPIPRTLYMSLSGVREMSLITTPPPLRRPIKTHLAALDDEAVRSSIRQELDRGGQVFYVVPRVEGIEEVAGKLREMLPGLKLLVAHGQMAEGELESAMVAFNGGEADVMLCTTIVESGLDIPRVNTILIEDAHRFGLAQLYQLRGRVGRSGVQAHAWLFYPGDASLSEAARQRLRAIQEFAQLGSGYQLAMRDMEIRGVGNLLGVEQSGQMEAIGFDLYMEMLQESLAEIQGQDIPAVDDTQVDLQVTAFIPADWIVDADEKMSAYRAASECLSSEALVELAAGWADRYGALPGPVQSLLQLMELKLLAKRCGFARIRPEKPNIAFETPMEEPAFRLLRQGLPQHLHGRLVYQAGTGSVAKVLVRGLGVLPMERQLDELKGWLEQMAAQIPDTDGLTREQRDQQQKDRNEAVLTV